In one window of bacterium DNA:
- a CDS encoding efflux RND transporter periplasmic adaptor subunit, giving the protein MVVTVAVISWVGGCRKKEAVNTAATAVPVMVTEAVSMNVPIELREIGAVEAYNTVSVTARVSGQLMKVGFREGDEVNEGDLLFQIDPRPYEAALLQAQANLERDHAALAKAETDIVRYKDLVQKDYVTKQEYDLVVSTAAESKATVKADSALVRNAQLNLEYCGIRAPIAGRTGNLHVKEGNLITANSSSPLVTLNQVVPVYVTFAIPEQQLSEVRRRASAGTLSVWAVIPTDTTRVFEGKLTFIDNTVNPTTGTIMLKGTFPNKDKALWPGQYVQVGLVLGNHLNATVIPLVAVQSSQDKNFIYVVAPGDTVQMRPIVEGPVYDGKVVVEKGVTPGERVVTDGQLMLRPGSRVMIRSALTEDEQGGQNQ; this is encoded by the coding sequence ATGGTTGTCACCGTTGCAGTGATTTCATGGGTGGGGGGGTGCAGAAAGAAAGAGGCCGTGAACACGGCTGCCACAGCCGTACCAGTGATGGTGACCGAAGCCGTTTCTATGAACGTTCCGATAGAGCTGAGGGAGATCGGTGCGGTCGAAGCCTACAATACCGTATCGGTGACCGCCCGTGTCAGCGGACAGCTCATGAAGGTGGGGTTCAGAGAAGGTGATGAAGTCAACGAGGGGGATCTCCTTTTCCAGATCGATCCGCGTCCCTACGAGGCGGCCCTGCTGCAGGCACAGGCGAATCTCGAGCGCGACCATGCTGCTCTCGCGAAAGCTGAGACTGATATTGTCCGTTACAAAGACCTCGTGCAGAAGGACTATGTGACAAAACAGGAGTACGACCTGGTAGTCTCTACGGCAGCCGAATCAAAGGCGACAGTCAAAGCCGATTCGGCCCTTGTCCGGAACGCTCAACTGAACCTCGAGTACTGCGGCATCCGCGCCCCGATCGCCGGGCGTACCGGCAACCTCCATGTGAAAGAGGGTAACCTCATTACGGCGAACAGTTCGAGCCCTCTCGTAACGCTCAATCAGGTTGTGCCGGTTTATGTGACATTTGCGATCCCTGAGCAACAGCTTTCCGAGGTGCGACGCCGTGCGAGCGCCGGAACACTATCCGTGTGGGCCGTTATCCCGACCGATACAACGAGGGTTTTCGAAGGGAAGCTGACGTTCATCGATAATACTGTCAATCCGACAACCGGCACGATCATGCTCAAGGGGACATTCCCGAACAAAGATAAGGCTCTCTGGCCGGGGCAGTATGTCCAGGTGGGACTCGTCCTCGGTAACCATCTCAATGCGACCGTCATTCCTCTGGTGGCGGTACAATCGTCACAGGATAAGAATTTTATCTATGTTGTCGCGCCCGGTGATACGGTGCAGATGCGCCCGATTGTCGAGGGGCCGGTGTACGACGGTAAAGTGGTTGTCGAGAAAGGGGTCACTCCCGGTGAACGTGTCGTTACCGACGGGCAACTGATGCTCAGGCCCGGATCGAGGGTGATGATCAGGTCCGCACTCACGGAGGACGAGCAGGGGGGCCAGAATCAATGA
- a CDS encoding TolC family protein: MDEESKRYYNRAYETPAVNERGYPAFWPHMVILSLIACAAFIAGCASNALLPGNSQEVSPHPETPWSPPRQVIEKQAALRTQIAEKEKNASLIPPEFRDNIKNLGLSDIVDIALLNSKQTRQTWARARAAAAMHGSERSLYLPEIDATASGNKQKNASSGEGSSSSQTTYEANASLSWLLFDFGGRKASVEVTREALYAADWNHNAAIQNVILQVEQSYYEYFAVKALLAAQKAAVDEAQTNLNAAEDRHASGVSTIADVLQARTALSQAVLALESLQGQIMTTRGILATAMGLPANTAFDVELPVGAPPLERTKKSVEEYLETALQERPDLSAARAQALGADAQVRAALARGYPSISANGSIGRLYYDDLSNGKGIYGARIGLSVPLFTGFSHHYDVMAARAQADAAYANAQNVQDIVTLQVWTSYYDLETADQMVRTSDDLLASAEQNHEVAAGRYKAGVGSILDLLTAQVALESARAQQIRSRTNWWSAVTQLAHDTGTLEASPSTGKPDTGTVDRKEKK, encoded by the coding sequence ATGGATGAGGAGTCAAAAAGATATTATAACCGTGCGTATGAGACACCCGCAGTCAATGAACGCGGTTATCCGGCCTTCTGGCCGCATATGGTAATTCTGTCCCTTATCGCCTGCGCGGCGTTCATTGCGGGATGCGCTTCCAATGCACTCCTGCCGGGAAACTCTCAGGAGGTTTCCCCCCATCCGGAAACTCCGTGGAGTCCGCCCCGACAGGTGATCGAGAAACAGGCGGCCCTTCGGACACAGATTGCAGAAAAGGAGAAAAATGCATCTCTCATTCCGCCTGAATTCCGTGACAACATAAAAAATCTCGGTCTTTCCGATATCGTCGACATCGCGCTTCTCAACAGCAAGCAGACCCGCCAGACGTGGGCCAGAGCCCGGGCAGCGGCAGCGATGCACGGCAGCGAGCGCAGCCTGTACCTGCCGGAAATCGACGCGACGGCTTCCGGTAACAAGCAGAAGAACGCGTCTTCAGGGGAAGGCAGTTCCTCAAGCCAGACCACCTATGAAGCAAATGCTTCACTGAGCTGGCTTCTCTTCGACTTCGGCGGACGCAAGGCTTCGGTTGAAGTAACGCGCGAAGCGCTATATGCCGCCGACTGGAATCATAACGCCGCGATCCAGAACGTCATTCTTCAGGTCGAGCAGTCTTATTATGAGTATTTTGCGGTCAAGGCACTCCTGGCAGCTCAAAAGGCAGCCGTCGACGAAGCGCAAACGAATCTGAATGCCGCCGAGGACCGTCATGCATCCGGGGTTTCCACAATCGCCGATGTTCTCCAGGCGCGGACGGCGCTTTCACAGGCTGTTCTCGCTCTCGAGTCGCTTCAGGGGCAGATCATGACAACGCGCGGGATATTGGCTACTGCCATGGGGCTTCCGGCGAACACGGCCTTTGATGTCGAGCTCCCGGTTGGCGCTCCGCCGCTCGAACGGACAAAAAAGTCGGTCGAGGAGTATCTCGAAACGGCATTGCAGGAACGTCCCGATCTCTCGGCGGCACGGGCGCAGGCACTCGGCGCTGACGCGCAGGTACGGGCAGCGCTGGCGCGGGGCTATCCATCGATCTCTGCGAACGGGAGCATCGGACGGCTTTATTATGACGATCTGTCGAATGGCAAAGGTATCTATGGTGCGAGGATCGGCCTGAGTGTCCCGCTCTTCACCGGTTTCTCCCACCACTACGATGTCATGGCGGCGCGCGCCCAGGCGGATGCTGCGTACGCTAATGCGCAAAACGTACAGGATATCGTCACCTTACAGGTCTGGACAAGCTATTATGACCTCGAAACAGCCGACCAGATGGTTCGTACAAGCGACGATCTGCTGGCGAGCGCGGAGCAGAACCATGAGGTGGCAGCCGGGCGTTACAAAGCCGGTGTAGGGAGTATTCTCGATCTCCTTACGGCACAGGTGGCGCTTGAAAGCGCACGGGCGCAGCAAATAAGGTCACGCACAAACTGGTGGAGCGCTGTTACGCAGCTCGCCCACGACACGGGCACGCTTGAGGCTTCGCCTTCCACCGGTAAGCCGGACACAGGTACGGTCGATAGAAAGGAAAAAAAATAA